One segment of Rhodopirellula baltica SH 1 DNA contains the following:
- a CDS encoding glutamate-5-semialdehyde dehydrogenase — MSTASTTHTQTDALQSDDLAAQCVDIARRAKAASRLLGTLDTNIKDQWLIESADALIEASDAIIAANQLDLENAPKYGLTDAGIDRLRLDEARIAGIATGLREIASLNDPIGEVLDGFARPGGMRIEKRRVPLGVVFFIYESRPNVTADAAGICVKSGNAVILRGGKEAAHSSRAIIEVLHEVGRRVGIPDDAVQLVGTTDRAAVGHFLKQSDNIDVTIPRGGENLIRRVAAEATMPVIKHYDGNCHVYVDESADIEMAVDIIENAKCQRMGVCNACESLLIHQSIAADALPAIAKRLASRGVEMRVDERASAYVPDGVPATDADFAAEFLGPQISIAVVDSLAAATDHINHYGSGHTDAIVTSNIAASEQFTALVDSSAVMVNASTRFNDGGMFGLGAEIGISTDKFHARGPCGLRELTSYKYIVRGNGHIRG; from the coding sequence ATGTCGACCGCTTCCACGACCCACACTCAAACCGACGCTCTCCAGTCCGACGACCTCGCCGCCCAGTGCGTTGATATCGCCCGCCGTGCGAAAGCCGCATCTCGTTTGCTGGGGACCCTGGATACCAACATCAAGGATCAATGGCTGATCGAATCCGCGGACGCTTTGATTGAGGCGTCTGACGCGATCATCGCCGCCAATCAGCTGGATCTTGAAAACGCCCCAAAGTACGGACTGACCGACGCGGGAATCGATCGGCTGCGTCTGGACGAAGCTCGAATCGCTGGAATCGCTACGGGTTTACGAGAAATCGCCTCATTGAACGATCCCATCGGCGAGGTCCTCGATGGTTTCGCGCGGCCGGGCGGTATGCGAATCGAAAAGCGTCGTGTTCCTTTGGGCGTCGTCTTCTTCATTTACGAAAGTCGACCCAATGTGACCGCCGACGCGGCTGGAATCTGCGTCAAAAGCGGTAATGCAGTGATTCTGCGTGGTGGAAAAGAAGCCGCTCATAGCAGCCGGGCGATTATCGAAGTGCTGCACGAAGTCGGTCGTCGCGTCGGGATTCCCGACGACGCCGTTCAATTGGTCGGAACGACCGACCGCGCTGCGGTGGGGCACTTCCTGAAGCAATCCGACAACATTGATGTCACGATTCCCCGCGGAGGCGAAAACCTGATTCGCCGTGTCGCGGCAGAAGCCACCATGCCTGTCATCAAGCACTACGACGGCAATTGTCACGTTTACGTGGATGAGTCCGCCGATATTGAAATGGCGGTCGATATCATCGAAAACGCGAAATGTCAGCGAATGGGTGTCTGCAATGCCTGCGAATCACTGCTGATTCACCAGTCGATCGCCGCCGACGCACTCCCAGCGATCGCGAAACGCTTGGCCAGCCGTGGCGTTGAAATGCGGGTCGACGAACGCGCTTCGGCGTATGTTCCTGACGGCGTTCCTGCCACGGATGCCGATTTTGCCGCTGAGTTCTTGGGGCCACAAATCAGCATCGCCGTCGTGGATTCGCTGGCTGCTGCCACCGATCACATCAATCACTACGGATCGGGACACACCGACGCCATCGTCACCAGCAACATCGCCGCTTCCGAGCAATTCACCGCTTTGGTGGATAGTTCCGCAGTGATGGTGAATGCTAGCACTCGCTTCAATGACGGTGGAATGTTCGGTTTGGGAGCGGAAATCGGAATTTCCACGGATAAGTTTCACGCAAGAGGGCCATGCGGGTTGCGGGAACTGACCAGCTACAAGTACATCGTACGTGGGAACGGTCACATAAGAGGCTGA
- the fliM gene encoding flagellar motor switch protein FliM, protein MSNESLSQNQVENLLKAMETADLDEEGTDAPTETKDSAESKDAENATVGSSAPVVGAAHPADSKPYSPGVPTGARVTAYDFKRPERVGKDQMRAMHSLHESIARNFGASISGLLRTMIEVKLLSVDQLTYSEFVFSLDNPSCFNVIKPLPLEGHWVLDIAPGLAYAIIDRMLGGDPVPGETIRRPLTEIETRLMCRVVELFLEQIVPAWENVIQLEPSIHTTESNPQLAQIVPPNEVAILVGFEVLLGKNRGMMNLCIPFNSIEKYNAKLSRNGWVGYGKTNPTPQSRRKIADSIDAAPVDVVVTLARSKIRTSDLLDLNVGDIITTEQAASSALELSVQDVHKFAAVAGAYKGKKAVQVQSTVEPKYCEPEVDPEEELENDSPATAEAEPVKDELENVLDAAQAKVPTTTQPNASPKASPTKPAPTR, encoded by the coding sequence ATGTCCAACGAATCACTGAGTCAAAATCAAGTCGAGAATCTTCTGAAGGCCATGGAAACGGCTGATTTGGACGAGGAAGGTACCGACGCACCGACCGAGACCAAAGACTCAGCCGAATCCAAGGATGCCGAAAACGCGACCGTTGGGAGTTCCGCTCCCGTCGTCGGAGCGGCGCATCCGGCCGATTCCAAGCCCTATTCTCCCGGCGTACCAACCGGTGCCAGAGTAACGGCCTACGACTTCAAACGCCCTGAACGCGTTGGCAAAGACCAAATGCGGGCGATGCATTCGCTGCACGAGTCGATTGCTCGAAATTTTGGTGCGTCGATCTCCGGTCTGCTGCGGACCATGATCGAGGTGAAACTACTGAGCGTCGACCAACTCACCTACAGCGAGTTCGTCTTCAGCCTCGACAATCCAAGCTGCTTCAACGTCATCAAACCGCTGCCGTTGGAAGGCCACTGGGTTCTCGATATTGCCCCGGGATTGGCTTATGCGATCATCGATCGAATGCTCGGTGGTGACCCGGTCCCTGGCGAAACGATTCGGCGGCCCCTGACCGAAATCGAAACCCGGTTGATGTGTCGCGTTGTCGAACTGTTCTTGGAACAAATCGTGCCCGCGTGGGAAAACGTCATTCAACTCGAACCATCGATTCACACGACCGAGAGCAACCCACAACTCGCCCAGATCGTTCCTCCCAACGAAGTGGCAATCCTGGTCGGGTTTGAAGTCCTGCTCGGTAAAAACCGGGGGATGATGAACTTGTGCATCCCCTTCAATTCCATCGAGAAATACAACGCGAAACTGTCTCGCAACGGATGGGTGGGCTATGGAAAAACCAATCCAACCCCACAATCGCGACGCAAAATCGCTGACAGCATTGATGCCGCGCCGGTGGACGTGGTGGTGACTTTGGCGAGGTCAAAGATCCGAACCAGTGATCTGCTGGACTTGAACGTTGGCGATATCATCACCACCGAACAAGCCGCCAGTTCCGCATTGGAATTGTCCGTCCAGGACGTCCACAAATTTGCCGCCGTCGCCGGTGCCTACAAAGGCAAGAAAGCGGTGCAAGTTCAGTCAACGGTCGAGCCAAAATACTGCGAACCCGAAGTCGACCCAGAAGAAGAGCTGGAGAACGATTCACCAGCCACTGCCGAGGCGGAACCCGTCAAGGATGAACTGGAAAACGTCTTGGATGCGGCTCAGGCCAAAGTTCCAACGACAACGCAACCGAATGCGTCCCCCAAAGCTTCACCAACCAAGCCGGCACCAACTCGCTGA